GTTCAACCCTTTTAGATGGACAGAGGGGATaggtgttaaattattatagagtAACCCTttccattgaaattaattaaaacagaaaccttttttaaatatagaatttcttttcaaatattaaagagttatttcattattaaaaaacattcagttacaatattatttttgacattgtATGTTTTTGAGAACGTACATCCGTACTAAGCTAATATTagaactaattaatatttaattttcaaaattaataaaatggttttaaactgtaatatttttttatttttaaatatttccttatattttttttttagttgtaatttataactatttaaaaacgaatttcaattaaattaatttaagcaaaTAAGACATTGATTGGATTACCTTAATTATCCTTTTCTCCGGATCTGTGTACGTTAAAACTtttattctctttttaaatGGTATCGCGAAATCCTTGACCCTCTGATGGAATACCATTTTTCTATGCACAGTATCACCGATGATCATATCGTAAGATTCACAATAGTACAAAAAACATGAGAATAAAATTACTGACAAAACACGCATGTCGAAactatataaaacatatgtaaACACTTTATCATTGCATATGTAGGTTTAAACTGGACGACAATCCGGCGTCGAATGACTAATGTTTGAACGATAACATCGGCTCGACTCTTAAACAGTTTATTTACCCGATactatagaatttaaatatttaaattgacatcGATCATTCGGATGTTTCTATATTTGTAAGAACGAATTTGAAtgatttatttggatttttctttttatctagTTCGATTAAATCGACAAAGATGTAATATTTGgttgaaattcaatgacaaacAATGTACAATGCGTttattgtgaattatttatGCAAATGTTATTTGTTCGTCGATTTTATTGTCATcattaatataggtatatatatatatatttcatcaaaacaACAAGAACATTTGTACTTCAGAATTAGCACTTTTATAAATTGcgtaattttcaatatataataggtactcattaatttcatttttttttgtttactacGATATACTAATATAgtgtaaataatcattaataccTATTAggttaattcataaataaaaattactaagataacattatttaatgataatttatgattttaaatttaatgaaacactaacgaaattaaaatcaatgaaatatttattgtaggtataataaaccaattataaagtaaaataattactttttccGTAATAACGTTTTTGAGAAATATTCTCATTTCTTGTACTTACGTGTtatcttattattgtttttgtccAAACCCTTCAAAGAATTTCACATTATCTCGTTTATAAACTTTTCTCACGACAAAATGATTAATGACTATTCGCAGATTACTTCTCAGTCTCTGACAAGagaattttaaagttttcgaaattattttcgAACAGTCTCAATAAATTTCGATTCAGTCTCCGAAATCCGTTAAAGCGTTTCATTAATAGTAATTGATGAAAGTAAAATGTCTGTCAATCATATTTACGTTGAAAATTgtacctaaaatatattaaataataatataatttcctttCA
Above is a genomic segment from Vanessa tameamea isolate UH-Manoa-2023 chromosome 12, ilVanTame1 primary haplotype, whole genome shotgun sequence containing:
- the LOC113393067 gene encoding uncharacterized protein LOC113393067, giving the protein MRVLSVILFSCFLYYCESYDMIIGDTVHRKMVFHQRVKDFAIPFKKRIKVLTYTDPEKRIIKGIAAIDNDFSHASANITDGGVGFSHVTVRMKSQRHHPLNFEVEIYV